The following proteins come from a genomic window of Neptunomonas concharum:
- the soxR gene encoding redox-sensitive transcriptional activator SoxR gives MGEWAVGRVAKRAGVKVSTLHFYESKGLIFSYRNAGNQRRYSPEVLRRISVIKAAQKLGVTLEEIREAFSSLPDNRTPTQHDWEQLSKQWNHQLQQRIHYLERLRDSLTGCIGCGCLSMKNCPLYNEDDKLAAEGSGPVLLNRKRESE, from the coding sequence ATGGGTGAATGGGCCGTAGGCCGAGTAGCAAAACGTGCAGGTGTAAAGGTAAGCACCCTGCACTTTTATGAAAGCAAAGGTCTGATATTTAGCTATCGCAATGCGGGCAACCAAAGGCGTTATTCTCCAGAGGTACTTAGGCGTATTTCGGTGATTAAAGCAGCGCAAAAGCTGGGGGTGACGTTAGAGGAAATCCGTGAGGCTTTTTCCAGTTTGCCAGATAATCGCACCCCCACCCAACACGACTGGGAGCAGCTGTCTAAACAATGGAATCATCAGTTGCAGCAGCGTATTCACTATTTAGAGAGGTTACGTGATTCATTAACGGGGTGCATCGGCTGCGGCTGTTTATCGATGAAAAACTGCCCCTTATATAACGAAGACGATAAATTGGCAGCTGAAGGCTCAGGGCCTGTGCTATTAAATCGTAAGAGAGAATCTGAGTAA
- a CDS encoding type II toxin-antitoxin system Phd/YefM family antitoxin — protein sequence MTTRILADVAASITELKANPMKVATSAYGEPVAVLNRNEPAFYCVPAEAYELMLDRLEDLELLAIANERESEESISVNIDDL from the coding sequence ATGACCACTAGGATTTTGGCCGATGTTGCAGCCAGTATTACAGAGCTAAAAGCTAACCCTATGAAAGTTGCAACTAGCGCTTATGGTGAACCTGTAGCTGTATTAAACCGAAATGAACCAGCGTTTTATTGCGTGCCTGCTGAAGCGTATGAATTGATGCTCGACAGACTCGAAGATCTTGAGCTGCTTGCTATTGCTAACGAGCGTGAATCTGAAGAGAGCATATCGGTAAATATTGATGACCTGTGA
- a CDS encoding HopJ type III effector protein, whose amino-acid sequence MTPEAFCEQLNTPAQVDFEDSIAVISEHFDYTPTAFTNGLSDSKAINGAGQNEGSCKIFAFAKLMELNEQQTLHCFGRFYQDVLNTPEGNDHANIRNFMQDGWTGITFEGQALTRK is encoded by the coding sequence ATGACACCCGAAGCTTTTTGCGAACAGCTCAACACCCCCGCTCAAGTCGACTTTGAAGACAGCATCGCCGTTATTAGCGAGCATTTCGACTACACCCCAACCGCCTTCACCAATGGACTAAGCGATAGCAAAGCGATCAATGGGGCAGGACAAAATGAAGGATCATGCAAGATCTTTGCGTTTGCCAAACTCATGGAACTGAACGAGCAACAAACCCTGCATTGCTTCGGGCGCTTTTATCAAGACGTACTCAATACGCCAGAGGGAAATGACCACGCCAATATTCGCAACTTTATGCAAGATGGCTGGACAGGTATTACTTTTGAAGGTCAGGCACTTACCCGCAAGTAA
- a CDS encoding DJ-1/PfpI family protein produces the protein MMNIGIYFYDNAEVLDFAGPFEVFSTAKRLGADHWNVSLIAQESTVIARGGFTVQADFTLANAPALDVLVVVGGVHTEELKKPPVLDWIARTSSKTQLTASVCTGVFLLAEAGVVTHQQVTTHWEDIPDLKSTYPALNVLEKQRWVEDGAIVTSGGISSGIDMSLFLVSKLASRELAEKTATQMEYRWKNSAAL, from the coding sequence ATGATGAATATTGGCATCTATTTTTACGACAACGCAGAAGTGCTCGACTTTGCTGGCCCTTTTGAGGTGTTTAGTACCGCCAAAAGGCTGGGAGCTGATCACTGGAACGTGAGCCTGATCGCTCAGGAATCAACCGTTATCGCCCGTGGAGGTTTTACTGTGCAGGCTGATTTCACCTTAGCGAATGCACCCGCGCTTGATGTGCTAGTCGTCGTCGGGGGCGTGCATACAGAAGAACTCAAAAAACCGCCTGTACTGGATTGGATAGCACGTACATCATCCAAGACTCAACTGACAGCATCCGTTTGTACCGGTGTCTTTTTACTAGCAGAAGCGGGTGTAGTCACTCATCAACAGGTAACTACACACTGGGAAGATATACCTGATCTAAAGAGTACCTACCCTGCATTGAATGTACTGGAAAAGCAACGCTGGGTTGAGGATGGCGCCATTGTCACTTCAGGCGGCATCTCTTCGGGTATCGATATGAGTCTGTTTTTGGTGAGCAAACTCGCCTCTCGCGAACTGGCTGAAAAGACAGCAACCCAGATGGAGTATCGCTGGAAGAACTCTGCGGCGCTATAG
- a CDS encoding rhodanese-like domain-containing protein has protein sequence MSSAVSRVAAASSEEALRHFEGLLRFEADCWDVHHAISNGRQDFVLLDVRSIECFTKGHVEGAESLPHPRINEAALSRYPADTLFVVYCAGPHCNGTEKAAIRLAKLGRPVKKMIGGVTGWIDEGFVLVSGTPDS, from the coding sequence ATGTCATCTGCCGTATCTCGCGTAGCTGCCGCCAGCAGTGAAGAAGCATTACGCCATTTTGAAGGCTTATTACGTTTTGAGGCCGATTGCTGGGATGTACACCACGCGATCAGTAACGGTCGCCAAGACTTTGTATTGCTCGATGTACGTAGTATTGAGTGTTTTACCAAGGGCCATGTAGAAGGCGCCGAAAGCTTGCCTCATCCGCGTATCAACGAAGCCGCTTTATCACGCTACCCTGCCGATACATTGTTTGTGGTGTACTGTGCAGGCCCCCACTGTAATGGCACAGAGAAAGCCGCTATTCGCTTAGCCAAGCTGGGCCGTCCCGTAAAGAAGATGATCGGTGGTGTCACCGGCTGGATAGACGAGGGCTTCGTTTTAGTGTCAGGCACACCCGATTCCTGA
- a CDS encoding AAA family ATPase — MLASTSTKENYNLNNTKQINAYGINSLLKSASIFGANASGKSNFAAALNTLKSLVLESLDSINDKTVKKVVPFLLKENLFDKPTEFEITFLAMDNMYRYGISIEQGVISEEWLYWTKTSRETQLFHREGQKVVFNQRSFSEAKSFVHKEGDSWNIEKTKPFVPFVSVLSQFNGKKSVVVTDWFQKLNVISGLDDYGFKEFTIDLFEENSEFKEWSLEILKSLQIEDIIVDETEENLPLLKKGSLDDSDLDDALSKLHSFIEKNKIKKKLIKIVKVNPETGKFYSFPLSLESEGTKKLIYLLGPLYDVIKNEEILIVDEFDNKFHTLLCKFIIDLYHKSNQGASQLIVTCHDTNLLTKELFRRDQIWFVEKTPLNESEIYSLVEYKEHYTRKEGSYSKDYLSGKYGAIPLFGSIDDLGEILNG; from the coding sequence ATGCTCGCGTCTACCTCAACCAAAGAGAATTACAATCTAAATAACACCAAACAAATTAATGCTTATGGTATTAATAGCCTTTTAAAAAGTGCATCTATTTTCGGCGCAAATGCTTCTGGAAAATCTAATTTCGCAGCTGCGCTTAACACATTAAAAAGCCTTGTTCTTGAATCTCTAGATTCGATTAATGATAAGACAGTAAAGAAAGTCGTTCCATTTCTACTAAAAGAAAATCTCTTTGACAAACCGACGGAGTTTGAGATTACATTCTTAGCAATGGATAACATGTATCGGTATGGTATATCTATCGAGCAAGGGGTAATTTCTGAAGAGTGGCTCTACTGGACTAAAACATCAAGAGAGACTCAATTATTTCATAGAGAAGGGCAAAAGGTAGTTTTCAACCAACGCTCATTCAGTGAAGCAAAATCCTTTGTTCATAAGGAAGGTGACTCTTGGAATATTGAAAAAACAAAACCGTTTGTTCCATTTGTTTCTGTATTATCCCAGTTCAATGGCAAAAAATCAGTTGTCGTGACGGACTGGTTTCAAAAACTAAACGTTATTTCTGGACTAGATGACTATGGATTTAAAGAGTTCACCATTGACTTATTCGAAGAAAATAGTGAATTCAAAGAATGGTCTCTTGAAATCCTAAAATCTCTTCAAATCGAAGATATTATTGTCGATGAGACCGAAGAAAACCTTCCTTTACTTAAGAAAGGTTCTTTAGATGACTCCGATCTTGATGATGCATTAAGCAAGCTTCATAGCTTCATAGAAAAAAATAAGATAAAAAAGAAACTGATTAAAATTGTTAAGGTAAACCCTGAAACTGGAAAGTTTTATTCTTTTCCACTCTCGTTAGAATCCGAAGGTACAAAGAAATTAATCTATCTTCTAGGTCCGTTGTATGATGTGATTAAAAATGAAGAGATTTTGATTGTCGATGAGTTTGACAATAAGTTCCATACCCTTTTATGTAAATTTATTATTGATCTTTATCATAAAAGTAATCAAGGAGCTAGCCAGCTAATTGTAACCTGTCATGATACAAACCTGTTAACTAAAGAGTTATTTAGAAGAGATCAAATTTGGTTTGTTGAAAAAACCCCCCTTAATGAAAGTGAAATATATTCGCTTGTTGAATACAAAGAACACTACACAAGGAAAGAAGGCAGTTACAGTAAAGATTACCTTTCAGGAAAGTATGGCGCCATCCCTCTTTTCGGTTCCATAGATGATTTAGGTGAAATCCTGAATGGCTAA
- a CDS encoding VOC family protein, translating to MMQLEHINLVIKDLSASLAFYQAAFPHWVIRDKGHGEWYGKPRT from the coding sequence ATGATGCAGCTAGAACATATAAACCTTGTGATAAAAGACCTAAGCGCGTCGTTAGCGTTTTACCAAGCAGCCTTTCCCCATTGGGTGATCCGCGACAAAGGCCATGGTGAATGGTACGGCAAACCAAGAACCTAG
- a CDS encoding nucleoside deaminase, producing the protein MTLTDLAARVAGYVIHPDFRDEACGLRCCELALAALRTGDYGVGAVLLDAAGNTLIEAQNQVFSGGYCSSGHAEMRLIDRFESELAGQLNPDDLKLVVSLEPCPMCLSRILLAGFGVVKYMAEDPAGGMVSRLDDMPPAWQNLASLQSFYHAHISDALRQLAQDLAQYGVAELRKNLLAQRQISSS; encoded by the coding sequence ATGACATTGACTGATTTAGCCGCCCGTGTCGCGGGGTATGTGATCCATCCGGATTTTAGGGATGAGGCGTGTGGTTTACGTTGTTGTGAGTTGGCGCTTGCAGCTTTGCGAACGGGGGATTATGGCGTCGGTGCGGTGTTGCTGGATGCTGCGGGAAATACTTTGATCGAGGCGCAGAATCAGGTGTTCTCAGGGGGTTATTGTTCGTCGGGCCATGCAGAGATGCGATTGATAGATCGTTTTGAGTCTGAACTGGCCGGCCAGTTGAACCCCGATGATCTGAAGCTGGTGGTCTCTTTGGAGCCTTGCCCCATGTGTTTGAGCCGGATTCTGTTAGCTGGTTTTGGGGTCGTTAAATATATGGCGGAAGACCCAGCGGGAGGGATGGTATCTCGGTTGGATGATATGCCGCCTGCGTGGCAAAACTTAGCGAGTTTACAATCGTTTTATCATGCGCATATCAGTGATGCACTTCGCCAATTGGCACAAGACCTTGCACAATATGGGGTCGCCGAGTTACGCAAAAATTTGCTGGCGCAACGCCAGATCTCTTCTTCATAA
- a CDS encoding SulP family inorganic anion transporter, which translates to MFQLLVSKTQSMKNDLLSGLTVALALVPEAVAFAFVAGVEPLVGLYAAFMVGLITAAIGGRPGMISGATGALAVVMVSLVAQHGVQYLFATVVLMGILQILAGVFRLGKFIRLVPHPVMLGFVNGLAIVIFLAQLKQFKFTDDSGQLQWLQGSDMGMMLALVALTMAIIHFLPKFTRVIPSSLAAILTVTLLVIGLDLDTRTVQDVLANMTGNPAATIAGGLPDFAIPMVPFTLETLYIIFPYAVILAAIGLIESLLTLTLIDEVTETRGRGNKECVGQGVANVVTGFFGGMGGCAMIGQSMININSGGRGRASGISAALFLLAFILIGASLIEIIPVAALVGVMFIVVIATFEWASLRLWGKVPKADLLVVLTVTVVTVMTDLAIAVVVGVIMSALMFAWKHAKHVEFETWTENEGNTKVYLSHGPLFFASAQSFRDNFQPKSDPDDVIIDFKDSRVMDHSGIEAIDAVAERYLAAGKTLHLRHLSPECVSLLQKAGSLVEVNLIEDPKYKVADDQLA; encoded by the coding sequence ATGTTTCAACTGCTCGTTTCTAAAACTCAAAGTATGAAAAATGACCTGCTGTCGGGTTTGACAGTGGCGCTGGCCCTCGTGCCGGAGGCGGTCGCCTTTGCTTTTGTCGCTGGTGTAGAGCCGCTGGTTGGCTTGTATGCGGCCTTTATGGTGGGCTTAATTACGGCGGCGATTGGTGGTCGTCCGGGTATGATCTCGGGTGCTACGGGTGCGCTGGCGGTGGTGATGGTCAGTTTAGTGGCGCAGCATGGTGTGCAGTATCTGTTTGCTACGGTGGTGCTGATGGGTATTTTGCAGATCCTTGCGGGGGTGTTTCGTTTAGGTAAGTTTATTCGCTTGGTACCCCATCCTGTGATGTTGGGATTTGTGAATGGTTTGGCTATCGTTATCTTTTTGGCGCAGTTAAAGCAGTTTAAATTCACGGATGATAGCGGCCAATTACAGTGGCTGCAGGGTAGTGATATGGGCATGATGCTCGCTTTGGTGGCATTAACGATGGCGATTATTCACTTTTTGCCTAAGTTTACCCGTGTGATTCCCTCATCATTGGCGGCGATTCTGACCGTGACTTTATTGGTGATCGGCTTAGATCTGGATACCCGTACGGTGCAGGATGTGTTGGCGAATATGACCGGTAACCCTGCTGCGACAATTGCGGGTGGTTTGCCTGATTTTGCGATTCCGATGGTGCCGTTTACCTTAGAGACGCTTTATATCATCTTTCCGTATGCGGTGATTTTAGCGGCAATTGGTTTGATTGAGTCGTTGCTGACGTTGACCTTGATTGATGAGGTTACAGAAACCCGCGGGCGCGGTAATAAAGAGTGTGTAGGGCAGGGTGTTGCCAATGTCGTGACAGGTTTCTTTGGAGGTATGGGCGGTTGTGCCATGATCGGCCAGAGCATGATTAATATTAACTCGGGTGGCCGTGGTCGTGCATCGGGTATCTCTGCGGCGCTATTTTTGTTGGCGTTTATTTTGATTGGCGCCAGCTTGATCGAAATTATTCCGGTTGCTGCGCTGGTGGGCGTGATGTTTATTGTGGTGATTGCGACCTTTGAGTGGGCGAGCCTGCGTTTGTGGGGCAAGGTGCCAAAAGCAGATCTGTTGGTTGTACTGACGGTGACGGTGGTCACGGTAATGACCGACTTGGCGATTGCGGTGGTCGTGGGTGTGATTATGTCGGCGCTGATGTTTGCATGGAAACATGCTAAGCATGTGGAGTTTGAAACCTGGACCGAGAATGAAGGCAACACCAAGGTTTACTTATCCCATGGGCCGCTGTTTTTTGCGTCTGCGCAGAGCTTCCGTGATAACTTTCAACCTAAGAGTGATCCGGATGATGTGATCATCGATTTTAAAGATTCTCGTGTGATGGATCATTCGGGTATTGAGGCGATAGATGCGGTGGCTGAGCGCTATCTAGCAGCAGGTAAGACGTTGCATCTGCGCCACCTTAGCCCTGAGTGTGTGTCTTTACTTCAAAAAGCGGGTAGTTTGGTTGAGGTCAATCTGATCGAAGATCCAAAATACAAAGTAGCAGACGACCAGCTGGCGTAA
- the dinB gene encoding DNA polymerase IV, giving the protein MRKIIHCDCDCFYAAVEMRDFPEYRDIPLAIGGSTDRRGVIATCNYAARAFGVRSAMATAHALKLCPQLKVIPGRMGVYKAVSVQIMAIYQEVTALIEPLSLDEAYLDVSDTELFQGSATRIAQMLKARVQAETGITISAGVAPNKFLAKIASDWQKPDGLFVITPDQVDAFVLSLPVDKLHGVGAKTAERLHAMGVMVCADLRRQPLSLLIEQFGRFGKRLHELSLGIDNREVSNHRIRKSVSVEHTFPKDLATLAACLAQIAPLYAELQARYSKHKASLGIQGVFVKLKFNDFTQTTVEQHVQGDQPGLFPILMEQGFLRANKPVRLLGLGYRLQPGGVEVAEQLPLWPANQGVNPHDID; this is encoded by the coding sequence ATGCGTAAGATCATCCATTGTGATTGTGACTGTTTTTATGCGGCGGTCGAGATGCGCGATTTTCCTGAATATCGGGATATTCCGTTAGCGATTGGTGGCAGTACCGATCGGCGGGGTGTGATTGCAACTTGCAATTATGCGGCGCGTGCGTTTGGGGTGCGTTCGGCGATGGCGACGGCTCATGCGCTTAAGTTGTGCCCGCAACTTAAGGTGATTCCGGGGCGTATGGGGGTGTATAAGGCGGTATCGGTACAGATTATGGCGATCTATCAGGAGGTCACAGCGCTGATCGAGCCATTGTCACTGGATGAGGCGTATTTGGATGTGTCGGATACGGAGTTGTTTCAGGGCAGTGCGACCCGTATTGCGCAGATGCTCAAGGCGAGGGTACAGGCCGAGACCGGTATTACGATTTCGGCGGGTGTTGCGCCGAATAAGTTTTTGGCAAAGATTGCCAGTGATTGGCAAAAACCGGATGGACTGTTTGTGATTACACCGGATCAGGTTGATGCGTTTGTGTTGTCGCTTCCGGTGGATAAGCTGCACGGGGTAGGGGCAAAAACGGCTGAGCGATTGCATGCCATGGGCGTGATGGTGTGTGCTGATTTGCGCCGCCAGCCGCTGAGTTTACTGATCGAGCAGTTTGGCCGTTTTGGTAAGCGTTTGCATGAGCTAAGTTTGGGGATTGATAACCGTGAGGTGTCGAATCACCGTATTCGTAAGTCGGTCAGTGTTGAGCATACCTTCCCTAAGGATTTAGCAACATTGGCGGCGTGTTTAGCGCAGATTGCCCCTTTGTATGCGGAGCTACAGGCGCGTTATAGTAAGCATAAAGCGTCGTTGGGTATCCAAGGGGTGTTTGTAAAGTTGAAGTTTAATGATTTTACGCAAACCACGGTGGAGCAGCATGTGCAGGGGGATCAACCGGGGTTGTTTCCGATTTTGATGGAGCAGGGTTTTTTGCGCGCAAATAAGCCAGTGAGGTTGTTAGGCTTGGGTTATCGTTTACAGCCTGGGGGTGTAGAGGTGGCCGAGCAACTGCCGTTATGGCCAGCTAACCAAGGAGTCAATCCGCATGACATTGACTGA
- a CDS encoding VOC family protein, which yields MALNEYGEGENRDHTGHQVGLAHFAFITNNIDAMIARLEKAGFSISNPGAKNTHRRNVYFTDPDGFEVEFVQYLSDAPSERNLTEG from the coding sequence TTGGCGCTGAATGAATATGGTGAAGGGGAGAATAGAGACCACACAGGCCACCAAGTCGGGTTGGCACACTTTGCATTTATCACCAATAATATTGATGCCATGATCGCCCGACTAGAAAAAGCTGGTTTTAGCATCAGTAACCCAGGGGCAAAAAACACCCACCGGCGCAATGTTTACTTTACCGACCCCGATGGGTTTGAAGTGGAGTTTGTACAGTATCTCAGTGATGCACCAAGTGAAAGGAATCTAACAGAGGGGTAA